The sequence AAAATATAATTTTTATTTTTTAAACAGATTTTAGTATAAATTAATCCGTCGGAGCATTTTTCTATGCTGGCAAAATTGTTTGAGCATAATGAGTTTTTTGTCAGTGCAGAAAAATGTCGTAACCATAGGTTATTGCGTAGTAATTTTGCCATAATTTTAATTATTAGGATAAACCTTTACTGCAAGATAAGGATTTTCGGCAATGAGCAATTCTACGAAAACAAGGAAAACAAAAGGTTTTTCTTTAACGTTGGCGATGGTAATATTAACAGCACAAAAGGTATTATCAAATGCAAAATTTTTTATTACAAACATTAAAATCAACTAAGAACTACAAGTTGACAGAGGAAGACAAGGAATATAACTCGGCTATTTCAAAACAGAGAATTTACATAGAGCATGTGAACAGGCATATTAAGAGATTCAGGATATTATCCACATGTTACAGAAACAAAAGAAGAAAATTTATTATGAGATTCTCGTTGATTTGTTGAATTTATAATTTTGAATTGTAAAGTTGTCGAACAGGTCTAATGGATTTAGCATTAATTTAATTTTCAAATAATTTATTGTTTAAATTATTATTTATTATTGACAAGATAGAGAAATGTAATATAAAATTAAATAAGAGGTGAAAATTAATAGACAACCCCTCCTATAATAAATGCATATTTAGCAACTAATGGAGGTATTAAAATGGTTATATTTCAGATTTTAGCTATATTTTTTTCAATTATAATATATTACCCTTTCTTTAAAAAATACGATAATATAAAACTTGAAGAAGAAAAAATATAAATTTTAACGGAGTGATTCTAAATGAGTACAATTATAAAGGAGACAGTCTCAAAAAATATAATTACTAAATCTAAACTACCAGCTACGGATTATGTTATAAATAACTATGTTGGGTGCAACCATGGCTGTATTTACTGTTATGCAGAATTTATGAAAAGATTTACTAACCATACTGAAAAATGGGGAGAATTTTTAGATGTTAAAAAGTTTAATGAAGAAAAATTTGTTAAATATCTTAAGAAAATAAATAGTGATAAAAAAATATTAATGAGTTCAGTTACAGACCCTTATAATCCGTATGAAATAAAGTATAAATCTACAAGAAATATTTTAAAACTTTTTATTCAAGCAAATAATGAACATATTCATTTAGAAATTTTAACAAAATCTTTACTGATTTTTAGAGATATTGATTTATTAAAAAAAATTAAAAATATTACTGTAGGAATTTCATTAAATACATTGAATGACAATTTAAGAAGGCAAATCGAACCTTGTGCAGGAAGCATTAAAAGCAGAATTGAAATTCTAAAAAAACTTAAAGGAGAAAATATACCCGTGTATTTATTTATATCTCCTATTTTTCCGATGCTTACACAATTGGAAGAAATTATTGCTACCTGTAAAGATACAGTCGATTTTATTTATTTTGAAAATTTAAATCTAAGAGGGAGATACAAAAAAATTATTTTAGATTTTATTTCAAAAAATTTTCCTGAGTATAACCAGCTATATCAGGATATCTATACAAAGAATAAAAAAGAATACTGGTATTTACTAATGGAAGATATAAATAGATTATGTGAAATTTATGATATAAAATATAAAACTTTCTTTTTTCATGATAATAAATCAAGTTAAATCTTAAAAAGTTAAAACAAAAAAAAGCACCCCCTTATAAGAGTGCAATATATTTTTATTTTTTATTCAAAAACTTCCGTCGCATTCGTAACTTCATTCCCCAACGCCACATTCAAAGCCACAATTGCCACTTCCAATTGGCTTTCATCAGGCTCGCTTGTAGTTATTTTTTGTAGCCACATTCCAGGAAT is a genomic window of Leptotrichia trevisanii DSM 22070 containing:
- a CDS encoding radical SAM protein; this translates as MSTIIKETVSKNIITKSKLPATDYVINNYVGCNHGCIYCYAEFMKRFTNHTEKWGEFLDVKKFNEEKFVKYLKKINSDKKILMSSVTDPYNPYEIKYKSTRNILKLFIQANNEHIHLEILTKSLLIFRDIDLLKKIKNITVGISLNTLNDNLRRQIEPCAGSIKSRIEILKKLKGENIPVYLFISPIFPMLTQLEEIIATCKDTVDFIYFENLNLRGRYKKIILDFISKNFPEYNQLYQDIYTKNKKEYWYLLMEDINRLCEIYDIKYKTFFFHDNKSS
- a CDS encoding transposase family protein, whose protein sequence is MQNFLLQTLKSTKNYKLTEEDKEYNSAISKQRIYIEHVNRHIKRFRILSTCYRNKRRKFIMRFSLIC